A single region of the Erythrobacter sp. genome encodes:
- a CDS encoding ferredoxin--NADP reductase, whose amino-acid sequence MNLPITDRSQFTESSALTIETITHVHHWNDSLFSLKMTRPASFRFRSGEFIMIGLPQENGKPLLRAYSMASPSYAEELEFLSIKVQDGPLTSRLQHIKEGDPIYLGKKPTGTLVTDALLPGKRLFMLSTGTGLAPFMSLVRDPEVYAMYDEVIVVHSVRQVADLAYRELLESKLEGDPLLEDEDRERMIYVPTVTREPFRTQGRIQALIDDGRLFEQSKGPQRFVPDDDRVMLCGSMAMIKDHAADLERRGFTEGSNAQPGQFVIERAFVG is encoded by the coding sequence GTGAACCTCCCCATCACCGACCGCAGCCAGTTCACCGAAAGCTCGGCGCTCACGATCGAGACGATCACGCACGTCCACCACTGGAACGACAGCCTGTTCAGCCTCAAGATGACCCGCCCGGCGAGCTTCCGCTTTCGTTCGGGCGAGTTCATCATGATCGGCCTGCCGCAGGAAAACGGCAAGCCGCTGCTGCGCGCCTATTCGATGGCGAGCCCGTCCTATGCCGAGGAGCTCGAATTCCTCTCGATCAAGGTGCAGGACGGACCGCTGACCTCGCGCCTCCAGCATATCAAGGAAGGCGACCCGATCTATCTCGGCAAGAAGCCGACCGGCACGCTCGTCACCGATGCGCTGCTGCCGGGCAAGCGGCTGTTCATGCTCTCGACCGGCACGGGCCTTGCCCCGTTCATGAGCCTCGTGCGCGATCCGGAAGTCTATGCGATGTATGACGAGGTGATCGTCGTCCACTCGGTGCGCCAGGTCGCCGACCTCGCCTATCGCGAACTGCTCGAAAGCAAGCTCGAGGGCGACCCCCTGCTCGAGGACGAGGACCGCGAGCGGATGATTTACGTCCCCACCGTGACGCGCGAACCCTTCCGCACGCAGGGCCGCATCCAGGCGCTGATCGACGACGGGCGGCTGTTCGAACAGTCCAAGGGCCCGCAGCGCTTCGTGCCGGACGACGACCGGGTGATGCTGTGCGGCTCGATGGCGATGATCAAGGACCACGCCGCCGACCTCGAACGCCGCGGCTTCACCGAGGGCAGCAACGCCCAGCCCGGCCAGTTCGTGATCGAGCGGGCCTTCGTGGGGTAA
- a CDS encoding acyl-CoA dehydrogenase family protein, with the protein MLDTANRTAYNEDHEAFRDTVRKVFAQHLTPHLDKHEEEGIVGRDVWKAVGEAGLLCPTVKEENGGLGLDFGFNCVLTEEISYLGSSAGFTLQNDITANYFERLGTPEQREKYLPGMVSGDIITAIAMTEPGAGSDLQGIRTTAKKDGNHLVINGSKTYITNGQNADCVIVVAKTDPEKGAKGTSLVLVDADTPGFERGRNLDKIGQHSADTSELFFNDCRVPMTNLLGGEGMGFIHLMEELPQERLGIAVGAQAAAQRAFDEAVKFTKERKAFGKTVFEFQNTKFTLADLKAKIQVGWAHLDWAIKKHLAGELTTDEASAAKLWHTDLQWEAVDAALQLHGGAGYMNEYAIARLWRDARVTRIFGGTNEIMKEVISRSI; encoded by the coding sequence ATGCTCGATACCGCCAATCGCACCGCTTATAACGAGGACCACGAAGCCTTCCGCGACACCGTTCGCAAGGTCTTCGCCCAGCACCTCACCCCGCACCTCGACAAGCACGAGGAAGAGGGCATCGTCGGGCGCGACGTGTGGAAGGCCGTGGGTGAAGCGGGCCTGCTGTGCCCCACGGTCAAGGAAGAGAACGGCGGGCTCGGGCTCGATTTCGGCTTCAACTGCGTGCTGACCGAGGAAATCAGCTACCTCGGCTCCTCGGCGGGCTTCACCCTGCAGAACGACATCACCGCCAATTACTTCGAGCGTCTCGGCACGCCCGAACAGCGCGAGAAGTACCTGCCCGGCATGGTCTCGGGCGACATCATCACCGCGATCGCGATGACCGAACCGGGCGCGGGCTCGGACCTCCAGGGCATCCGCACCACGGCTAAGAAGGACGGCAACCACCTCGTCATCAACGGGTCCAAGACCTACATCACCAACGGCCAGAACGCCGACTGCGTGATCGTCGTCGCCAAGACCGACCCCGAAAAGGGCGCCAAGGGCACGAGCCTCGTCCTCGTCGATGCCGACACGCCGGGTTTCGAGCGCGGGCGCAATCTCGACAAGATCGGCCAGCATTCCGCCGACACCTCCGAACTCTTCTTCAACGACTGCCGCGTGCCGATGACGAACCTGCTGGGCGGCGAGGGCATGGGCTTCATCCACCTGATGGAGGAGCTGCCGCAGGAACGCCTCGGCATCGCCGTGGGCGCGCAGGCGGCGGCGCAGCGCGCCTTCGACGAAGCGGTGAAGTTCACCAAGGAGCGCAAGGCTTTCGGCAAGACCGTGTTCGAATTCCAGAACACCAAGTTCACCCTCGCCGACCTCAAGGCCAAGATCCAGGTCGGCTGGGCGCATCTCGACTGGGCGATCAAGAAGCACCTCGCGGGCGAGCTCACCACCGACGAGGCGTCCGCGGCAAAGCTGTGGCACACCGACCTCCAGTGGGAAGCGGTCGACGCCGCGCTCCAGCTTCACGGCGGGGCGGGCTACATGAACGAATACGCCATCGCCCGCCTGTGGCGCGACGCGCGCGTGACCCGCATCTTCGGCGGCACGAACGAGATCATGAAGGAAGTGATCTCGCGGAGCATTTGA
- a CDS encoding SDR family NAD(P)-dependent oxidoreductase, giving the protein MPTSDNPLDFEGRKVLVIGGSSGIGNGIAQGFRAAGAEVIVTGTRPDSGDYLEAEDSDFTGLAYERLDVTDRSAADALAERIGPVDVLVQSQGVVRYKRAEFAREGWDAVVDVNLNSVMDVARAFHPGLAERGGTMIVVSSVAAFKSTIGTPAYAASKAGAASLVKTLGEAWARDGVRVNGIAPGLVPTKLTAVTTEHPERREASLRAIPLARMGTPEDMAGVALFLASPLSAYMTGQTLVVDGGLTLS; this is encoded by the coding sequence GTGCCGACCAGCGATAATCCGCTCGATTTCGAGGGCCGCAAGGTCCTCGTCATCGGCGGCTCGTCCGGTATCGGCAACGGCATCGCGCAGGGCTTTCGTGCAGCGGGGGCGGAGGTGATCGTCACCGGCACGCGGCCCGATTCGGGCGACTATCTCGAGGCCGAGGACTCCGACTTCACCGGGCTCGCTTACGAACGCCTCGACGTCACCGACCGCTCCGCCGCCGACGCGCTGGCGGAGAGGATCGGCCCGGTCGACGTGCTCGTCCAGTCGCAGGGCGTGGTGCGCTACAAGCGAGCCGAGTTCGCCCGCGAGGGCTGGGACGCGGTGGTGGACGTCAATCTCAATTCGGTGATGGACGTCGCCCGCGCCTTTCACCCGGGGCTTGCCGAAAGGGGCGGCACGATGATCGTCGTCTCCTCGGTCGCGGCGTTCAAATCGACCATCGGAACCCCCGCCTATGCCGCCTCCAAGGCGGGCGCGGCGAGCCTCGTCAAGACGCTGGGCGAGGCGTGGGCGAGGGACGGCGTGCGGGTCAACGGCATCGCGCCGGGGCTTGTCCCGACCAAGCTCACCGCCGTCACCACCGAGCACCCCGAACGGCGCGAGGCGAGCCTGCGCGCCATACCCCTCGCCCGCATGGGCACGCCCGAGGACATGGCCGGGGTCGCGCTCTTCCTAGCCTCGCCCCTGTCGGCCTACATGACCGGGCAGACGCTGGTGGTGGATGGCGGCCTCACCCTCTCGTGA
- a CDS encoding aldo/keto reductase: protein MRSKTDGFGKTIYPEDAADNAIIDALADLADRRGEAMASLALAWQFTREPVAAPIIGATKPHHISDAARALEIELAEEEIASLEAPYRPKWPNAMGMPLPGDPKVSVL from the coding sequence GTGCGAAGCAAGACCGACGGGTTCGGCAAGACGATCTACCCCGAGGACGCAGCCGACAACGCGATCATCGACGCGCTCGCGGACCTTGCGGACAGGCGCGGCGAGGCGATGGCGAGCCTTGCCCTCGCATGGCAGTTCACCCGCGAGCCCGTCGCCGCCCCGATCATCGGCGCGACCAAGCCGCACCATATCTCCGACGCGGCGCGCGCGCTCGAAATCGAACTGGCGGAGGAGGAAATCGCGAGCCTCGAAGCGCCCTATCGCCCGAAATGGCCCAATGCGATGGGGATGCCGCTGCCCGGCGATCCGAAGGTCAGCGTGCTCTAG
- a CDS encoding response regulator transcription factor — translation MDVVNIFLTCDLADSLEDFVHDQRRFTFDRLGPAGPERLVEGPMWAFVDWVMDDLAGLEMCRRLRADPRTAEAHVTMVLEEDDAEDRRRALKAGADDYMVGPLDRTAVLDRVLALQTRNAERHSARRYEVGPLAIDMAALQARWDGEPIVLRPNEFRLLRFFAENPNRVLSREDLINGLGKREPPIDERTVDVWVGRLRRAIKAAGGGNPLRTVRSMGYVFDLA, via the coding sequence ATGGACGTCGTCAATATCTTCCTCACCTGCGACCTCGCGGACAGCCTCGAGGATTTCGTCCACGACCAGCGCCGCTTCACCTTCGACCGCCTCGGTCCCGCCGGACCGGAGCGGCTGGTCGAAGGACCTATGTGGGCTTTCGTCGACTGGGTGATGGACGATCTTGCCGGCCTCGAGATGTGCCGCCGGTTGCGCGCCGACCCGCGCACCGCCGAAGCCCACGTGACCATGGTGCTCGAAGAGGACGACGCCGAGGATCGCCGCCGCGCGCTGAAGGCGGGGGCGGACGATTACATGGTCGGGCCATTGGACCGCACGGCGGTCCTCGACCGGGTGCTGGCGCTCCAGACCCGCAATGCAGAACGCCATTCCGCCCGCCGCTACGAGGTCGGCCCGCTGGCGATCGACATGGCCGCGCTGCAGGCGCGCTGGGACGGCGAGCCGATTGTCCTGCGCCCCAACGAGTTCCGCCTGCTGCGCTTCTTTGCTGAAAACCCCAATCGCGTGCTGAGCCGCGAGGATCTCATCAACGGCCTCGGCAAACGCGAACCCCCGATCGACGAGCGCACCGTGGACGTGTGGGTCGGAAGGCTGCGCCGCGCGATCAAGGCGGCGGGCGGCGGCAATCCGCTGAGGACCGTGCGCTCGATGGGGTATGTGTTCGACCTCGCCTGA
- a CDS encoding porin → MTTYPARRLALPALALLSAFALPAGAAARDGIEADEDGLTVSTGDVEFNLGGRIHLDASVFEHGLDEGSEVDFRRARLQFSARVGDVVRVRVDREFAQADGWRNVWIALRPVEGVELKGGNQIVPFSMEDMASSNSLTLAERSLANTFAPAFGLGGSVRYSHDNFTLAAGYFTDALADEVGQSRVRGDGFAVRATFAPVRKRKTWVHLGAAYESRSFDPAEPPRFTVVSASSLAPRLLRTGGIDGASDLQAYNAEFAAARGPVSVQAQYIATRIERTGLDPLDFSGWYGQASWMVTGERYRYSRRSGMPTGARIGRKGGAIELAARYSEADLDDPGLDRGRASVLTLGATWYLDRNVRVLANYARTETSDSLLTPDASGDLGVVRFQIAF, encoded by the coding sequence GTGACTACTTATCCCGCCCGCCGTCTCGCCCTTCCGGCGCTTGCCCTCCTCTCCGCCTTCGCCTTGCCCGCCGGGGCAGCGGCGCGCGACGGGATAGAGGCCGACGAGGACGGCCTCACCGTCAGCACCGGCGATGTCGAATTCAATCTCGGCGGGCGTATCCATCTCGATGCGAGCGTTTTCGAACACGGCCTCGACGAAGGCAGCGAGGTCGACTTCCGCCGCGCAAGGCTCCAATTCTCGGCCCGCGTGGGCGATGTCGTCCGGGTGAGGGTCGACCGCGAATTCGCGCAGGCCGACGGGTGGCGCAACGTGTGGATCGCGCTTCGCCCCGTCGAAGGCGTGGAGCTGAAGGGCGGCAACCAGATCGTGCCCTTCAGCATGGAGGACATGGCAAGCTCCAACTCGCTCACTCTCGCCGAACGCTCGCTCGCCAACACCTTCGCCCCCGCTTTCGGCCTCGGTGGAAGCGTGCGCTATTCACACGACAATTTCACGCTCGCAGCGGGCTATTTCACCGACGCGCTGGCGGACGAGGTCGGCCAGTCGCGCGTGCGCGGAGACGGGTTCGCGGTGCGCGCGACCTTCGCCCCGGTGCGCAAGCGCAAGACCTGGGTCCATCTCGGCGCAGCCTATGAAAGCCGTTCCTTCGACCCTGCCGAGCCGCCGCGCTTCACGGTCGTGTCCGCGTCCAGCCTCGCCCCGCGCCTGCTTCGCACCGGGGGAATCGACGGGGCAAGCGACCTCCAAGCTTACAACGCGGAATTCGCCGCCGCACGCGGCCCCGTTTCGGTGCAGGCGCAGTACATCGCGACCCGGATCGAGCGCACCGGTCTCGACCCGCTCGACTTTTCGGGCTGGTATGGACAGGCAAGCTGGATGGTGACGGGCGAGCGCTATCGCTATTCGCGCCGGAGCGGGATGCCGACAGGCGCGCGCATCGGACGCAAGGGCGGCGCGATCGAACTGGCGGCCCGTTACAGCGAGGCCGACCTCGACGATCCCGGCCTCGATCGCGGGCGCGCATCGGTCCTGACGCTCGGAGCGACGTGGTATCTCGACCGGAACGTGCGCGTGCTTGCCAATTATGCCCGCACCGAGACGAGCGACAGCCTGCTGACGCCCGACGCAAGCGGCGATCTCGGTGTGGTGCGCTTCCAGATCGCTTTCTGA
- a CDS encoding DUF1611 domain-containing protein — translation MTIQSLAPITGLERSSRLQMRLAAAKRAFTTRNVDLALAHRLVRSGVRPKPGDLILARVTAIGQHRRIENVHGRRGTLYVGDEIVVAYGNRYAPDQFEAYVPEDLGPCHLVAGGGVAALSTCRHARVKAPTAIEVIGALAGGDGAMLNLADFARPAPRNAAARPPLVIAVVGSSMNAGKTTTVAGLVHGLGKAGFRVGAAKLTGTGSGGDLWSMRDAGAALALDFTDAGHASTFGTGPEELARVTKTLLAHLAGDQADIAIVEIADGLLQEETARLVEMGHEHGWFDGVLFAAADAMGAAFGSTWLAQRGIAPLAISGLVSASPLAAREAEGATGVGVVTLAELRDPVASARIALSRPARRAAA, via the coding sequence ATGACGATCCAGAGCCTCGCCCCGATCACCGGCCTCGAGCGTTCCTCCCGGCTGCAGATGCGGCTTGCGGCGGCCAAGCGGGCCTTCACGACGCGCAATGTCGACCTCGCTCTCGCGCACAGGCTGGTGCGCTCCGGCGTGCGGCCGAAGCCGGGCGACCTCATCCTCGCGCGGGTGACGGCGATCGGCCAGCACCGGCGGATCGAGAATGTCCACGGGCGGCGCGGCACGCTCTATGTCGGGGACGAGATCGTCGTCGCCTACGGCAATCGCTATGCGCCCGACCAGTTCGAAGCCTATGTCCCCGAAGACCTCGGCCCCTGCCACCTCGTCGCGGGCGGAGGGGTCGCGGCGCTGTCGACCTGCCGCCACGCGAGGGTGAAGGCGCCGACCGCGATCGAGGTGATCGGCGCGCTGGCCGGCGGGGACGGGGCGATGCTCAATCTCGCCGATTTCGCGCGCCCCGCGCCGCGAAACGCCGCCGCGCGCCCGCCGCTCGTCATCGCGGTGGTCGGCAGTTCCATGAACGCGGGCAAGACCACGACGGTCGCGGGGCTGGTGCATGGCCTCGGCAAGGCGGGGTTCCGCGTCGGAGCGGCGAAACTGACCGGGACCGGCTCCGGCGGCGACCTGTGGTCGATGCGCGATGCCGGCGCCGCCCTCGCGCTCGATTTCACCGATGCCGGCCACGCCTCGACCTTCGGGACCGGGCCGGAGGAACTCGCCCGCGTGACGAAGACGCTGCTCGCGCATCTGGCCGGGGACCAGGCCGACATCGCGATTGTCGAGATCGCCGACGGCCTGCTCCAGGAAGAAACCGCGAGACTGGTCGAGATGGGCCATGAGCACGGCTGGTTCGACGGGGTGCTGTTCGCCGCTGCCGACGCGATGGGAGCCGCGTTCGGGAGCACGTGGCTTGCGCAGCGCGGCATCGCCCCGCTCGCCATTTCCGGCCTCGTCTCGGCCTCGCCGCTTGCCGCGCGCGAGGCGGAAGGCGCGACCGGGGTCGGGGTCGTGACGCTTGCCGAGCTGCGCGACCCGGTCGCTTCCGCGCGCATCGCGCTCAGCAGGCCGGCCCGCCGGGCGGCGGCGTGA
- a CDS encoding porin, with translation MSLKVLLRGLPCAAASALLFGAQAARAELPRIEYRFEGFDIRLAGGIASQGAVFDDDDAATDSPDAKVDVFARLNAQWTSPGGIVIGANIEQNNRRRASEVLEAGEVYGFVASDYGRIEVGLQDGPADTLAFAAPLVALGQVRGEFSRYAGQQALLRALDTQDAFKVLYLSPPIAGLRGGVSWSPKVRRNTEAVDSREQIRLEDAFEFGLQYQQPVGDWILGASASYVTGNADELTTRADLSSWSVGFDARRGSLRIGGAYVDRGDSNRLTPGFDQWEVNGGIGWVTRTWGVAGSAAYTKASDRSNRLIGMGGFYRVTRNIELRADVVQFREERLMQLRDEGVSAVVEVQLTI, from the coding sequence ATGTCGTTGAAAGTTCTGCTGCGCGGCCTTCCCTGCGCCGCCGCATCCGCCCTCCTGTTCGGCGCGCAGGCCGCCAGGGCCGAACTGCCCCGGATCGAATATCGCTTCGAGGGATTCGACATCCGGCTTGCCGGGGGCATCGCCTCGCAGGGCGCGGTCTTCGACGATGACGATGCGGCGACCGACAGTCCCGATGCCAAGGTCGATGTCTTCGCCCGGCTGAATGCGCAATGGACCTCGCCCGGCGGCATCGTGATCGGCGCGAATATCGAACAGAACAACCGCCGCCGCGCGAGCGAGGTGCTCGAAGCGGGCGAGGTCTATGGCTTCGTCGCGAGCGATTACGGCCGCATCGAGGTTGGCCTGCAGGACGGGCCGGCCGATACGCTCGCCTTCGCCGCCCCGCTGGTCGCTCTCGGCCAGGTGCGCGGCGAGTTCTCGCGCTATGCCGGGCAGCAGGCGCTCCTGCGCGCGCTCGACACGCAGGACGCGTTCAAGGTGCTTTACCTCTCGCCGCCCATCGCGGGGCTGCGCGGAGGCGTTTCGTGGTCGCCGAAAGTCCGCCGCAACACCGAGGCGGTGGATTCGCGCGAGCAGATCCGGCTGGAGGACGCCTTCGAATTCGGCCTGCAATACCAGCAGCCGGTGGGCGACTGGATTCTCGGCGCGAGCGCGAGCTACGTGACCGGCAATGCCGACGAGCTGACCACCCGGGCCGACCTGTCGAGCTGGAGCGTGGGCTTCGACGCCAGGCGCGGATCGCTCAGGATCGGCGGCGCCTATGTCGACCGCGGGGATTCGAACCGCCTGACGCCCGGTTTCGACCAGTGGGAAGTCAATGGCGGCATCGGCTGGGTGACGCGCACCTGGGGGGTGGCCGGAAGCGCGGCCTATACGAAGGCGTCGGACCGGAGCAATCGGCTGATCGGCATGGGCGGCTTCTACCGCGTGACGCGGAACATCGAATTGCGCGCGGATGTCGTCCAGTTCCGCGAGGAGCGCCTGATGCAGCTGCGCGACGAAGGCGTCTCCGCCGTGGTCGAAGTGCAGCTGACGATCTGA
- a CDS encoding RNA polymerase sigma factor — translation MKRLRKPDDRATQELIALIPRLRRFARVLTGNLADADDVVQACLEKAMLNLDQFQPGTRLDRWAFRIARNTWLDDRRRAANRKAHDDISEMIDLVGEDGVALAEASADARAVRAAVDALPREQRDVVALVMLEEFSYREAAEMLDLPIGTVMSRLSRAKAALARQMGPSGEAA, via the coding sequence ATGAAACGCCTTAGAAAGCCGGATGACCGGGCCACCCAGGAGCTGATCGCGCTGATCCCGCGATTGCGACGCTTCGCGCGGGTGCTGACGGGCAATCTCGCCGACGCGGACGATGTCGTGCAGGCGTGTCTGGAGAAAGCGATGCTCAACTTGGACCAGTTCCAGCCCGGCACCCGGCTCGACCGATGGGCCTTCCGGATCGCCCGCAACACCTGGCTCGACGATCGTAGGCGGGCGGCCAACCGCAAGGCGCACGACGACATCAGCGAGATGATCGACCTTGTCGGAGAGGACGGCGTGGCCCTGGCCGAGGCGAGCGCGGATGCCCGCGCGGTGCGCGCCGCGGTCGATGCCCTGCCGCGCGAACAGCGCGACGTCGTGGCGCTCGTCATGCTGGAGGAGTTCAGCTACCGGGAGGCGGCGGAAATGCTGGACCTGCCGATCGGGACCGTGATGAGCCGCCTTTCGCGCGCCAAGGCGGCCCTTGCACGGCAGATGGGGCCTTCGGGAGAGGCGGCATGA
- a CDS encoding S8 family serine peptidase, which produces MRRTIAIASLVAAAMTVTPVPGLLQSPLAAQDAGDDDDDDDDDGGFEDEDDLDDPDDDYGDDDYGEDDHGDDDYGDGGDEDGGEEGDEAGGDDFEDDGFGDDDFEDDEPGDDDFGEDEPGDGDPADDDAAEDDFEDDETGDDDLDDEVGDDDFEDDGAEDDGAEDDAGEDGSADDDLDDAMSQDDDDDAEESDGGDDDDGGDDREDDEGESDEGDDDEREDDYRDEDDDDGDDDGDDYEADEYEGGDDYTPPSDQWEYASIETAAERSELDERDRIDTDREGFRYRRAEFVALDLTREDLDLLRAGGFDILESEELDSLDGTLHLLRGPPVGSDEDSLDAVEAVADPDVFGFNHLFDGSSVRTRRKRDGSIPRRLACGCEIGLIDTGVATKLSHFGHVSVVQRAFNGRKAKVRPGLHGTAVAHLMAGTERHPARPTTIYVADIFSGPRSTSGSSFALIKALDWLASRGVPVINVSLAGPSNPAVASAIERLTKRGHVVVAAAGNDGPAAPPVFPGAYRGVVGVTAVDGANRIYRYANRGAYIDFAARGVAVTAIDARGSVRDATGTSFAAPLVAARVAGELRRPDSARSRQVIRALEARARDLGPPGRDPIYGVGLVEGSD; this is translated from the coding sequence ATGCGCCGGACGATCGCGATCGCCTCTCTTGTTGCCGCTGCCATGACCGTGACGCCCGTGCCCGGCCTCCTCCAGTCCCCGCTCGCCGCGCAGGATGCGGGCGACGATGACGACGACGATGATGACGACGGCGGTTTCGAGGACGAAGACGATCTCGACGATCCCGACGACGATTACGGCGACGACGATTACGGCGAGGATGATCACGGCGACGACGATTACGGGGATGGCGGGGACGAGGATGGCGGGGAGGAAGGCGACGAAGCCGGTGGCGACGACTTCGAGGATGATGGTTTCGGTGACGACGACTTCGAAGACGATGAACCGGGCGACGACGACTTCGGCGAAGACGAGCCCGGAGATGGCGATCCGGCGGACGATGATGCGGCAGAAGACGACTTCGAGGACGATGAGACAGGCGACGACGACCTGGATGATGAAGTCGGAGACGACGACTTCGAGGACGACGGAGCCGAGGACGACGGGGCCGAGGATGACGCAGGGGAAGACGGGTCGGCAGACGACGATCTGGACGACGCGATGTCGCAGGACGACGACGACGACGCGGAAGAGAGCGATGGCGGCGATGACGACGATGGCGGCGACGATCGCGAAGACGACGAAGGCGAGAGCGACGAAGGGGACGACGACGAGCGCGAAGACGATTATCGCGATGAAGATGACGACGACGGGGACGACGACGGGGACGACTACGAGGCGGACGAATATGAAGGCGGCGATGACTACACGCCTCCCTCGGACCAGTGGGAATATGCCTCGATTGAAACCGCCGCCGAACGCAGCGAACTCGACGAGCGCGACCGGATCGACACCGACCGCGAGGGCTTTCGCTACCGGCGCGCCGAATTCGTCGCGCTCGACCTGACGCGCGAGGATCTCGACCTGCTGCGCGCCGGCGGCTTCGACATCCTGGAAAGCGAGGAACTCGACAGCCTCGACGGCACGCTGCACCTGCTGCGCGGCCCCCCGGTCGGTTCCGACGAGGATTCGCTCGATGCGGTAGAGGCTGTCGCCGATCCCGACGTGTTCGGCTTCAACCACCTGTTCGACGGTTCATCGGTCCGCACGCGGCGCAAGCGCGATGGGAGCATACCCCGCCGTCTCGCCTGCGGATGCGAGATCGGATTGATCGATACCGGCGTCGCGACGAAGCTCTCCCATTTCGGCCATGTCTCCGTGGTCCAGCGGGCTTTCAACGGGCGCAAAGCGAAAGTGCGGCCCGGTCTCCACGGCACGGCGGTCGCGCATCTCATGGCCGGGACCGAAAGGCATCCCGCGCGGCCCACGACAATCTACGTCGCCGACATCTTCAGCGGCCCGCGCTCGACATCGGGCTCGAGTTTCGCGCTGATCAAGGCGCTCGACTGGCTCGCGAGCCGGGGCGTTCCGGTGATCAATGTCAGCCTCGCGGGGCCGAGCAACCCTGCGGTCGCGAGCGCGATCGAGCGGCTCACGAAGCGCGGCCATGTCGTCGTCGCTGCAGCCGGGAACGACGGGCCGGCCGCGCCGCCCGTTTTTCCCGGTGCCTACAGGGGTGTCGTCGGCGTGACGGCGGTCGACGGCGCGAACCGGATCTATCGCTATGCCAATCGCGGCGCCTATATCGATTTCGCCGCCCGCGGCGTGGCCGTCACGGCGATCGATGCGCGCGGGAGCGTGCGCGATGCGACGGGCACCTCGTTTGCCGCGCCGCTGGTCGCCGCGCGTGTCGCAGGCGAGCTGCGCCGACCGGACAGCGCCCGTTCGCGGCAGGTGATCCGGGCACTCGAAGCGCGTGCGCGCGATCTCGGGCCGCCGGGGCGCGATCCGATCTACGGCGTGGGCCTCGTCGAGGGGAGCGATTGA
- a CDS encoding aspartyl/asparaginyl beta-hydroxylase domain-containing protein, protein MKYFRLLRDGIDPAPLLAEIAAVDAAFDENRGRQEKIAVQREAKAIPLRGLRASAIAGRQRRDVHESRWTTGSQRFPLARAFLEETARTLGGELSRAKLVCLPPGNRVYPHIDRGEYYRARDRFHLVLRSSGSWMRAGDEEVRMRAGELWWFDNDQEHEACNDGDTDRIHLIFDLRPLRPESAFGSAGKRIGITSPRADRHEPCATAP, encoded by the coding sequence GTGAAATATTTCAGATTGCTGAGAGACGGCATCGATCCTGCGCCACTGCTCGCGGAGATCGCCGCCGTCGATGCCGCCTTTGACGAGAACCGCGGCAGGCAGGAGAAAATCGCCGTGCAGCGCGAAGCGAAGGCGATCCCGCTGCGGGGCCTGCGCGCCTCGGCGATTGCCGGGCGCCAGCGCCGGGACGTGCACGAAAGCCGCTGGACCACCGGATCGCAGCGCTTCCCGCTCGCTCGCGCCTTCCTCGAGGAAACGGCCCGGACGCTCGGCGGCGAGCTTTCGCGGGCGAAGCTCGTCTGCCTGCCGCCGGGCAACCGCGTCTATCCGCATATCGACCGGGGCGAATATTACCGCGCACGCGACCGCTTTCACCTGGTGCTGCGTTCGAGCGGGTCGTGGATGCGCGCGGGCGACGAGGAAGTCCGGATGCGCGCAGGCGAGTTGTGGTGGTTCGACAATGACCAGGAGCACGAGGCCTGCAACGACGGCGACACCGACCGCATTCACCTGATCTTCGACCTGCGGCCGCTCCGCCCGGAGTCGGCATTCGGTTCGGCAGGCAAGCGCATCGGCATTACCTCTCCGCGAGCCGATCGGCACGAGCCTTGCGCGACAGCGCCTTGA